The segment CCTGACCGACTACCTGGCCGACCACGGCGTACGCGTGCGTTACTTGCACTCGGACATCGACACCGTGGAACGGGTCGAGATCATTCGTGACCTGCGTCTGGGGGTGTTTGATGTGCTGGTGGGCATCAACTTGCTGCGTGAAGGCCTGGACATGCCCGAAGTGTCGCTGGTGGCAATTCTCGATGCCGACAAGGAAGGCTTCCTGCGTTCGGAGCGCTCACTGATCCAGACCATTGGCCGTGCGGCCCGTAACCTTAATGGCCGGGCAATTCTCTATGCAGACCGGATCACCGGCTCGATGGAACGAGCCATTGGCGAAACCGAGCGTCGTCGCGAGAAACAGATCGCGTTCAACCTCGCCAACGGCATCACCCCCAAAGGGGTGTTCAAGGACGTTGCCGACATTATGGAAGGCGCAGTAGTACCGGGTTCGCGCAGTAAAAAGCGCAAAGGGATGGCCAAAGCCGCCGAAGAGAACGCCAAGTACGAAAACGAACTGCGCTCGCCGAGCGAGATCAGCAAGCGCATTCGCCAGCTGGAAGAAAAAATGTACGCCCTGGCCCGCGACCTGGAGTTCGAGGCCGCCGCGCAAATGCGCGACGAAATCGGCAAGCTCAGGGAGCGGTTGTTGCAGGTTTAACCGTTCACGAGCAGGCTCGCTCCCACAGGGGCACAGAAAAAAATTCAATTAAGTGGGAGCGAGCCTGCTCGCGAAGTCTTCCAGGTAGCGCGGTTTATCCAGTAACTGCGCGTTAACGGCGGGTTCAGACTCCCACTTAAACCGCCACTGCCGCCACCGCCTCTACCTCAAACAGCATCTCATCCAGCGCCAGTCGCGGTACCGGGATCAATGTGCAGGCCGGTGCTGGCAGTTCACCCCACACCCGCGAGATCTCAGCACCCAAAATCTGCAGACGCTCCATGCTGTGATCTACGATCAATACTGTGATCTTGGCGACGTCCTTGATCTGCGCATCCGCTGCTGCCAGGGCAATCTGCACGTTGGCAAATGCCTGGCGCACCTGCTCGGCGAAGTCGGGTGACAACTGGCTTTCGGCGTTTTCACCGCCCTGGCCTGCGGTGTACACCAGGCGCACATTGGGCGCCAGACGGGCGACATGGGAATAGCCGTTGGGCGCAGGGTCATACAA is part of the Pseudomonas sp. ML2-2023-3 genome and harbors:
- a CDS encoding RidA family protein is translated as MDKNSNPAVQLLNPAGLYDPAPNGYSHVARLAPNVRLVYTAGQGGENAESQLSPDFAEQVRQAFANVQIALAAADAQIKDVAKITVLIVDHSMERLQILGAEISRVWGELPAPACTLIPVPRLALDEMLFEVEAVAAVAV